Below is a genomic region from Bradyrhizobium sp. 1(2017).
CGAAGTTGTTTGGCCAGAAGTCCCCGGTTCGATTGACGGAGGAGATATCGAAGCGGCGGTCGCGGATAAGATACTCTCCGCGATCGCGTCGTCGGAGCGGCCGATCATCTTTGCGCCGCCCGCGCTCTCGAGCGTAGATGGGCGCGCGCTTCTCAAGGAACTGGAAGTTGCGACCAATGCACCTGCCGTCATCCTGGAAAGTCCACGCGGGACTGCTGATGCAACTTTAGGTGCGTTCGCGGATCTCGTCCAATCGGTGGATCTCGTCGTGCTTTTGGGGAAAGCGTTGGACTTTACCACCCGCTGGGCTGCAGCGCCGCACTACAGATCGGACGTCCGACTTGTCGTCGTCGATCCAGATCCGGCCATGGTTGGACGCGCAATGAATGAGGTCGGTTCTCGCGTTCTGGTAGGGTGCGTGGCTGACACGAAGGTTGCCGCTCGGACGCTGATCGCGCGCGCTTCGAGTTTGGCCCTGCGAAGCTCAGATTGGCTTAAACGGGCCCGTTCAGCGCTGGACGACAGGCCCGCGGAATGGACCTCCGTCTCCTCGTCAACAGAGGGGCGACTTCATCCAGTTGAAATGTTGCGCGTGCTAAGGCCCTATATAGATGGCGACAAGGACGCCGTACTGGTCTCCGACGGCGGCGAGATCGGGCAATGGGCCCAGAGTATCCTCCCATGCAGGCGCCGAATGGTGAACGGCGTATCGGGCGCAATCGGAAGCTCACTCTCGTTGGCAATCGCCGCCCGCTATGCCGAGCCGAAAGCGCCGATCTTTACGGTAATTGGCGACGGTAGCCTAGGATTCCATCTGGCCGAGTTCGAGACAGCAATTCGATGCCGTCTGCCGTTCGTAGCAGTTGTCGGAAACGACGGCTGTTGGAATGCGGAAAGCCAGATTCAATTGAGATCGTACGGTCCAAACCGTATGCACAACATGGATCTCACTCCCGCGCGCTATGACCTCGTTGTCGAAGCGCTTGGCGGCCACGGAGAGTTCGTCGACCGGGCGGCTGATTTTCCCGGAGCCCTCGATCGCGCGCTAGCGAGCGGAAAGCCGGCTTTGATCAATGTTATGATCGAAAGCATCGCGGCTCCGACTATCAAACTAACTGAGCATTTTCACACGGGCGTCGCTTGGGAACAGGCCAAGAATGGGCTTGTGTCGAAGGCGAAACCCATTTCCGGGCCGTAGCTCGAACGGTGGGTCTTAGTCAAGAAAAGTCAAAAATCCTTTGTCGTTCAATGGGGATTGACTGACACTCTCTCCGCCATTGTGCCTCACCCCACCAATAGCGGCGCCGTTGGCGACGAGCCACGCGGCTGCACGCGGCGCTTGGTCATCCCCTCCTGACCTTTGCCCATCCTACCCTGGAAACCGACAACACCGTCGCTTTCTCGGCAGACCTCCGCTCCGACGCCACCGCATTCGCTGGAGCGGAATGCCGATACCAGCCATTGTCCGCCGAAGATCCATCGCGGACGCCGCACGAGCGTTCAGCACCGACCTGACGGGACGCCGACACGAGCCGGATTACACTCCGGCGGCTTGTCCAACGAGCTACCAAACCATCTACTCGTCAACGAGCCATCATTGTCGATCCAGGGGATCGGAGGCAATTGCGGCAGGTAGGATGCATACGGCATGACTTTCGCAAGCGTCACTCTGCCCGGAAACCGTGTGAGGAACGCCTTGTTCATTCCGCCGTCCAGTCCGCTGTATATCGGGGCAGCCGGCAAATTGTCTTCAAGCAATCGCGCGTATTCGAGCTCGTCGGCGCGTTTCTTCTCCAGCGCCCGCCGCGCGATTTCCGGATTGACGACGAAGGGAGGACATTTTTCGGCAGGGTTGAACACGAGAGGGGACGGCGAATTCGGGGGAGGTTGCGCATCGAAGACATAGCGGCGGTCGCACACATCCACCCGCGGTTCGAGCCGCGTCGTCTCGAAATGATCGTTGCCGATCTTGAGCATTTTCCAGAAGGGCAGGTTGGGGCTATTTCGATGCCGCGCCAGATTTGCCGGCGTGAGGCGGAACGGATAGGCCTGGACCTGGAACGACGGCCGGCCGCCGAGGAATGAGTCGCGCGCCAACGAATAGATTTCGCTTATCTGTTCGTCGGTCATGGCATAGCAACCGCTCGACCAGCAGTCGCCGTGGATCATGAGGAAGCTGCCGTGGCGCTTGTTCGCCCTGTCGAACGTGTTGGGGTAGCCGAGGTTGATCGAAAGATAGAAGTTGGAGTTGGGATTCATCAACTCAGGTGTAATTGTATAGAACCCTTCCGGAGCCTGCCGGTCGCCCTCGTACAATTTCGGCCCGAGATCGCCCGACCACCGACAGATTGGATAAGTCTTGAGGATCTGGAAACGGCCGCTCGTGTCCTGTTTCCAGACCTCGAGCTCGGCCTCCTCCTTGAAAAGACGCATAACGATCGGCGAATATTTTGGCATCTTCTTCTGTTCGAGCAGCGAGAGCAGCTCGGGCGGTAGCTCCTGTGTTGCCTTGGCCGGCAACGGCTTGCTGCCTTCGCCAAGGCAGGCGACCGGCATCAAGGCAGCCGCAAAGGCGGCTACCAGCACAAGCGCACGCCGGGCCCTCGCGCGGATCACTGCTGCACCTCCAGCCCTTCCGCCCGCGCGCCGTTAACTCTCGAACCCAACAAACACCGTCGCTTCCTCGACCGACTTCCGCTCCGACACCACCGCATTCGCCGGAAAAGTCTCGTCCGGCCAGCCCAGCGCGATGCTTTTCATGATGACCTGATCGTCGGCGATCCCTGCGTGCTCGCGCACCACGGGGGATTGCATGATGCCCTGGCTGTTGATCACGGCGCCGAGCCCGCGCGACCACGCGGCGTTGACCAGGGCGGTCGCCACGGCGCCGCAATCGAAGGGCGTATCGTCGCTGCCATCTAGCACGCGGTCATAGGTGATGATCACGCAGACGGGCGCGTCGAACTGGCGGAAGCCGCGCAGCACCCAGTCCTGGCGTTTGTCCATGTTGTCGCGCTCGATTCCCATTGCGGAGAATAATTGCTTGGCGACGCCGACCTGCCTGTCGCGGTGCTTGCCTGCAAAGGCCTGGCCCGTGCGGAACTCGCGCGACTGCGGGACGCCCGCCACCATCCGTTCGGTGTTGCCGGCGCGGATCCGATCCAGCGGTTCGCCGGTGATGACATAGAAATTCCAGGGCTGGGTGTTCATCGACGACGGAGCGCGCATCGCCAACCCGATGATTTCCGCAATCAGCTCCTTGGGTACCGGATCGGGTTTGTAACCGCGGATGCTCCGGCGACCGAGGATGACGTCATCAAACTGCATCTGTGTGGAATTCCCCTGACAAGTTCTGAAACAGTTGGGATTTTCGCGGTTTCGGCGCCCTCGCGCAAGCGGCGGGGTGTCCTCAACGGTCCAGCCACGCGGAACATGATCGCATCAATATTGCGCACTGACACTCTCTCCGCCAGCCTCACCCCGCCAACTTCCACCCATCCCCCGCCCGCTTCAGCGTGGGATCGCTCACCCGCACGTGCTCGGCGAGGAAATCGATGAACGCGCGGACGCGCGCGGGCAGGGGCGCGGTGTGGCCGACATAGACGGCGTGGATGTCTTCGCGGTCGCCGGGATTGTAGCCTTGCAGCACCGGCACGAGGCGTCCGGATTCGATGTCGGGGCCGATATGGAAGAGGGCGAGGCGGGCGAGGCCGACGCCGCCGAGGCAGAGGCGGCGAGCGGCTTCGCCGTCGCTGGCGCGCGCGACCGGCGGCGGCATGGCCTCCTCGGTGCGGTCGCCGCGCTTGAACGGCCAGCCGCCGCGGATGCGCGGAAAGGTCCAGCCGATGCCGCGATGCGCGGTGAGATCCGCCGGCGTCCTCGGCGCGCCGCAACGGGCGAGATAGTCGGGCGCGCCGACCACGACCATGCGGCTGGTGCCGAGCTTTCGTGCGACCAGACGCGACGCACGCAATGGTCCGACCCGGATCGCGACGTCGGCGCGTTCCTGCATCAGGTCGATCGTCGTGTCCGTCAGCATGAGATCGAGCGTGACGTCGGGATGCTCTTCCAGAAAGCGCGGGATCAGCGGCATCAGATGCAGCATGCCGAAGGGAATGTTGCTGTTCACTGTCAGGCGGCCGCGCGGCGTCGCGCCGGAGGCCGCCTCGCGTTCGGCCTCCTCCATCTCTGCGAGGATCCGCACGGCCCGCTGGTAGAAGGCCTGGCCTTCCTCGGTCAGGGTCAACTTGCGCGTGGTGCGGGTGACGAGGCGGCAGCCAAGCCGTGCCTCCAGCCGGGACATCAGTTTGCTCACGCCCGACGGCGTCAGGCGCAGTTTACGCGCGGCCTGGGTGAAGCCGCCGAGATCGACGACGCGGACGAAGACCTCCATCTCGGCTGAACGGTTGGTGTCGAAACGGGCCATGTTGAATTCACGTCATGAATGATTGGATTGCGGACATCCTAATGGTTTTGCGCGGGCACTTCTATCTGCGTGGCTCGTCCCATCCATCGGAGCCACGCATGCCTCTCGCCGTCCTCGCGCTCACCGCCGGTGCCTTCGGCATCGGCACCACCGAATTCATCATCATGGGCCTCCTGCTCCAGGTCGCCGCCGACATGCATGTCTCGGTGCCGGTCGCCGGCCTGCTCATCTCCGGCTATGCGCTCGGCGTATTTGTCGGCGCGCCAATCCTGACGCTGGCGACGCGGCGGATGCCGCGCAAAACCGTGCTGCTGGCGCTGATGGCGATCTTCACATTGGGTAATGCCGCCTGCGCGCTGGCACCGAACTACGAATTGCTGATGGCGGCACGCGTCCTGACCTCGCTCGCCCACGGCACTTTCTTCGGCGTCGGGTCGGTGGTGGCCACGGGCCTCGTTCCCGAGGACAAGCAGGCCTCCGCGATTGCCACCATGTTCATCGGCCTCACGGTCGCGACGCTTTTGGGCGTGCCCTTCGGCGCCTGGTTCGGCCTGATGCTGGGCTGGCGCGCGGCGTTCTGGGCCGTGACGGTCATCGGCGTGATCGCCTTTGCCGTGGTCGCGGCCCTCGTTCCCGGCCATGTCGGCAACGGGGACAAGCCGGTCTCGCTTGCCGAGGAAGTCGCGGTGCTCGGTCGCCCGCAGGTGCTGCTCGGCCTTGCCATGACCGTGTTCGGCTTCGCCGGCCTGTTCGTCGTCTTCACCTACATCCAGCCGATCCTGACGCGCTTCACCGGCTTTTCGGACGGTGCGGTCTCGCCGATTCTGCTGGTGTTCGGCGCAGGTCTCGCGATCGGCAACGTCGCCGGCGGCAAGCTTGCCGACCGTGGTCTCGCCGGCGCGCTGATCGGAACGCTCGCCGCGCTCGCCATTGTGCTGCTTGGGCTTGCCGCCGTGCTGTCGGTCAAGATCGCGGCGATCGTGCTGATCCTGCTACTGGGCATCGCTGCCTTTGCGACCGTCGCCCCGCTCCAGCTTCGCGTGCTGGAAGCGGCCGGTCCCAGTGGCCGCACGCTGGCCTCCAGCCTCAACATCGCCGCGTTCAATCTCGGCAATGCTCTCGGTGCCTGGGCCGGCGGCGTCACCATCGATCGCGGGCTCGGCCTCTCGGCGCTGCCTCTGGTCGCAGCCGGCATCACCGCCGTCGGTCTCGTGTTGGCGCTGTGGAGCCTGCGGCTCGACCGAGCGCAGGCGGCGGTCGCGGTCTGTCCCGCGGAATAAGGCAGGCGGCGCGATCGCGGACAATTCGCCGCGTCGCGCCATCGCGCCATGCAGAAAACGCACCTGTACACCTCCTTTCGCCATCCGTAACCTCCGCGGCGCAATTTTCAGGAGGTGCGACGTGGCGAAGAAGACGACCAAGAAAACCAAGAAGACTGGTTCGAAGAAGCTGGCCAAGACATCTGCCAAGACATCTGCCAAGAAAGCTGCAAAGACCTCCAGCAAGACCAGCGCAAGCCGCAAGGCCGTCGTTGCGAAGAAGGTCAAGAAGGCCGCACCACTCAAGCCGGCTTCTACGCGCCGTCCCAAGGGACCGGCCTGGCAATGGTCGGCGGTGGAGACCGCGGCCGCGATCCGCTCCGGCGCCATCTCCGCCGTCGAGACGGTGGAGGCGCATCTCGACCGGATGCGCGCCGTCAATCCGAAGCTGAACGCGGTCGTCGTCGACCTCTCGGAGGAAGCGCTGAAAGCCGCGCACGCGGCCGACAGGCAGCGCGCGAAGGGCGGCGAGCTCGGTCTCCTGCATGGCGTGCCCGTCACCATCAAGGAAAATGTCGACTACGAGGGCCGGCCGAACTTCAATGGCGTTCCCGACAACAAGAACCTGATTGCGCCGTCGGATTCCCCCGTGGTGCGCAATCTGAAAAAGGCCGGCGCGATCGTCATCGGGCTCACCAATACGCCGGAATTTTCCTTCCGCGGCTTCACCGACAATCCGCTGCACGGGCTGACGCTGAACCCGTGGGATCCCAACATCACCTGCGGCGGCTCCTCCGGCGGCGCCGGCTCGGCGGTGGCGGCGGGCATCGGCACCATCGCCCATGGCAACGACATCGGAGGTTCGCTGCGCTGGCCGGCGCATTGCAACGGCGTTGCCACCATCAAGCCCACGCAGGGCCGCATCCCTGCCTTCAACGCCAGCGCGACCGCGGAGCGGCCGATGCTGGCGCATTTGATGTCGGCGCAGGGGCCGCTTGCCCGCCATGTCGCCGACGTCCGTCTTGCGCTGGAGGCGATGAGCCAGCGCGATCCGCGCGATCCCTGGTGGGTCCCCGCGCCGCTGACCGGACTGAGGCCGAAGGGGCCGATCAAGGTTGCCCTGGCCAGGATCCCCGAGGACATGGACGTCGATCCGTCCGTTACGGCGGCGCTGCGTCAGGCAGCGGATCATCTGGAGCGGTCCGGCTACCGCGTCAGCGAGGTCGATGTGCCCGACATCAACGGCGTCTGGCAGACCTGGTGCGACATCATCACCAACGAGACCGTGGTGATGCAGGAGGCCGGCATGCTGAAGGTCGCCTCCGAGGACTTCCATAAGGCCTGGGGCGGCATGAAGACCAAGGCCAATGTGCTCGATCTCAAGGCGTGGATGCAGGCGACCGCCGCGCGCAATGGCCACATCCGCGCCTGGCAATTGTTCTTCGAGGAGTATCCGGTGGTGCTGGCGCCGACCACGGTGAAGCCGACGCCAGGCCCGCGCGACGATACGGTCAGTCCCGAGCGCGTGCGCGAGATCTTCTGGGGCGAGATCCGCTTCATCTCCGCAATCAACGTGCTGGGCCTCCCCGGCGCGGTGGTGCCGGTGACGCTGCATGAGGGCAAGCCGATCGGCGTGCAGCTCATTGCCGGACGCTATCGCGAGGATCTCGCGCTCGATGCGGCGGCCGCGATCGAGAAACGCGCCGGCGTGCTCACCCATCGCCTTTGGCAGACCTTGGCCTGAACCCGTTCCAGCTACCGCCTCAGGGCTTCGCGCATTCCGCGCGAAGCTCGCAGGGGGCGGTCAGCTCGCCCGATGCGAGGCCGCAATCGCCCTTTGGCAGCGCGGAGCCTGCGCAACCGTTCACCGCGGCGTGAAAACGGGCGTCCCTGCGTTGTCGAGGGGGCGTCGCCGGCGCTATCAGCCTCCCGATCCCGTAGGGCAGGGAAGCTGCACCAAGTTCCACAATCAGCGTGCGGCTCGCATCAGTTCACGAGAGTCCCTCAATCCTTGACTCCTTGATTTAAGTCAAATCCGATCTCGAGCAGGCGGAGAGCTTTCTGCCGGGTGCCGATCCGTGAGCGGCATCGCCCTATCATGAGCGCGGCACCCCAAGTAATGGAGGAAAGCCATGCTTCGATGCCTTCTCGCTGCTTTGGCGGCGATGGTTCTGATCACCGTCAGTCTCATTCCCGATGATGCATACGCCCGCCGTGGCGGCGGCGGCTTTCATGGTGGTGGTGGTGTACGCGCCGGAGGTTTCCATGGCGGTGGCGCCCGCGTCGCCCATGTCCGTGGCGGGGGATACCGGGTTGCAGGGGGGCGCTACGGCGTCGCCGGCCGTGGTTATGGCTATCGCCCGATAGCGGGGCGCCCTGTGGCGCGGGCAGCAGCCTATCGCGGCGCTTACAGGGGCGCAGCCTATGGTCTAGGTGCCGCAGCGGTAGGAGCCGCCGCAGCCGGCGCCTATGGCTACTACGGTGGCTACAACAGCTGCACTTATGACACATACGGCAACTACGTTTGCCCCGGACAATATCCGTACGGGTATCGATATTGAAGCTGGCGGGACGGTAGCGGCCAGCTCCGCTGCCGTCCGTCAGGCTGCCGAAGCTTCCTCGACTCAATCCCGCCGCGACTTGCTTGTTCAGATTTCCTCTGGCGACGCGCCGCATTGGTTCGTTGACGAGATCAAGATTCCCTGGACCGAAAGCATCAAGGTGGCGCACCATCGGCAGTCGTCTTGTCAAGTTGTGGCATCACATCGATCGAGCGAGCAGCATGAGATTTCCGGCAGGGGTCCTCGCGGGATTGCTCTTACTCACTGGCACGGGGGCGAGCCATGCCGTCGTTCGCATTGCCAATGATCGAGGCGGACCGATCGCCTATTACATCGAGAGATACGAGAAATTGCGCGCCGAGCGTCAATCGGTCGTCATCGATGGCCTTTGCGCCTCCGCCTGCACGATCGTTCTTGCAACGATTGCATCGGACGACATCTGCGTCACTTCAAAGGCAAGACTTGCCTTTCACGCTGCGTGGGACTTCGGCAGGAATGGGCGCACATTCACCGACCGCGGGGCGACCCGGATGCTGTATTCGATGTATCCCTCGCCAATTCAGCAATGGCTCGATCGTCGAGGAGGACTAACTCCCCGCACGGTTTTTCTTCAAGGCAAAGAGCTGCATGGGATGTATCGGGAGTGCGAACTCGATCCACGGCCGTCCGCCACGCGATGAGTGCCGTGAACGGCAAGCTGCAGCGAGCAACGTCTTCATTAATGCAATTTAACCCGGATTTCGGCCAATTCGCCAACAAGCGTTAGGGTTACTTCCTCGATCTCTAAGCGAATTATTGTCCGCTTTACCACCCGCCTCTAACACCGGGGCGGCGGACAACGCACATGCCTCATACAGGCCAATAAGTGCGGCCCGCTCCACGCGGAGGTGGCACGATGCGCAACGAGACGATCGCTATTCACGCCGGCTACGAACCCGAAGCGACCACGCACGCGGTTGCCGTGCCGATCTACCAGACCGCCGCCTACGCCTTTGACAGTGCCGATCATGGTGCGGCCCTCTTCAATCTGGAGGCTGAGGGCTTTCGTTACAGCCGCATCGCCAATCCGACCAGCGCGGTGCTTGAGAAGCGCATCGCGCAGCTCGAAGGCGGCGTCGGCGCACTCGCGGTCGCGACCGGGCAGGCGGCCCTGCACTTCGCCTTCGTCAACGTCGCCGATCACGGCGGCAACATTGTTTCCGTGCCGCAGCTCTACGGCACCACGCACACGCTGCTCTCCCACATCCTGCCGCGCCAGGGCATCACCGGCCGCTTCGCCGAGAGCGACAAGCCCGAGGCGATCGAAAAGCTGATCGACCAGGACACCCGCGCCGTGTTCGCCGAGACCATCGGCAACCCCGCCGGCAATGTCTGCGACATCGAGGCGCTGGCGAAGATCGCGCATGCGCATGGCGTGCCGCTGATCGTGGACAACACCGTGGCCACCCCGATCCTGCTCAAGCCGTTCGACTACGGCGCCGACATCGCCGTCCATTCGCTGACCAAGTTCCTGGGCGGACACGGCACCACCCTCGGCGGCGCCATCGTCGATTCCGGAAATTTTCCCTGGGCCAGGTACCCCGATCGCTTCCCGGCCTACAACAAGCCGGACGCCTCCTATCACGGCCTCGTCTATGCCGAGCGCTTCGGCCGCACCGCCTACATCGAGCGCGCGCGCAGCGTCTATCAGCGCACCATGGGCTCGGTGCTGTCGCCGTTCAATGCCTTCCTGCTGCTCCAGGGCATCGAGACCGTGGCGCTGCGCATGGAGCGCCATGTCGAGAACGCCCGCAAGGTCGCCGAATTCCTGCGCGGCGATCCCCGCGTCGCCTGGGTCAATTACACCGGCTTCCCGGACAGCCCTTATTATCCGCTGGTCCTGAAATATCTCGATGGCAACGCGTCCTCGCTGTTCACCTTCGGCATCAAGGGCGGCATGGAAGCCGGCAAGAATTTCTACGATGCGCTGAAGCTGATCACGCGCCTCGTCAACATCGGCGACGCCAAGTCGCTCGCCTGTCATCCGGCCTCGACCACTCACCGGCAGATGTCGGCAGAGCAGCAGCGCACGGCCGGCGTGCTGCCGGAGACCATTCGCCTGTCGATCGGCATCGAGCATTCCTCGGATATCATCGAGGACATCGACCAGGCGTTGGAAAAGGCCTGTCCATCGTCGCGTCTGCAGGCCGCGGAGTAGGCACGGGCATCGATGACGATCTCGATCGACAGGGATCAAGTCATTGCGAGCCCGGCGCTGGTGCCGGCTCCAGGCGATCTCGTGCGCGATCATGGCAGCGAAGCGCTGACCATCGGATTAATCAACAACATGCCGGATCCGGCGCTGAAGGCGACCGAGCGGCAGTTCATGAAGCTGCTGCAGGCGGCCGCGGGCTCGCGCCGCATCCGCTTCCACTGCTTCTCGCTGCCATCAGTGAAGCGCTCGCCGGAAGCCAGATGGCATGTCGAGAGTGAATATTCGGAGCTGACCGAGCTCAGCCGCCACAGATTCGACGGGCTGATCGTGACCGGCGCCGAGCCGGTCGCGCCCGAGCTCGATCAGGAGCCATACTGGCGCGACCTGACCGAACTGATCGACTGGGCCAAGGCCAATACCCGCTCGACGATCTGGTCGTGCCTCGCCGCGCATGCGGCGGTGCTGCATCTCGACCGGATCGAACGACGACGGCTGCCGGCCAAGTGCCACGGCATCTTCGATTGCGAAGCCGTGACGCACGATCCCCTGACACGTGCCGCGCCCGCGCCGCTCAAGGTCTCGCATTCGCGCCTGAACGAGATCGTCGAGAAAGACCTCGTTCAAGCCGGGTACCAGGTGCTGACACGCTCGCAACAGGCCGGCGTCGATGTCTTCGCCCGCCAATATGCCAGCCGCTTCGTGTTCTTCCAGGGGCACCCGGAATATGACGCATTGTCGCTCCAGCGCGAATATCTGCG
It encodes:
- a CDS encoding thiamine pyrophosphate-binding protein → MGTKLRGADIVAQSLERLGCSRIFTLSGNHIMPIFDAVLETKIQLTHVRHEAAAVHMADGWGRVTGEPGVAMVTGGPGHVNALGALFAAQAAESPVVLLSGHAATWELGRGGFQEIKQADMAKPVTKASWTATSTAALGKDIGEAFRLAREGRPGPVNVSLPSDLLDETVGPDEVVWPEVPGSIDGGDIEAAVADKILSAIASSERPIIFAPPALSSVDGRALLKELEVATNAPAVILESPRGTADATLGAFADLVQSVDLVVLLGKALDFTTRWAAAPHYRSDVRLVVVDPDPAMVGRAMNEVGSRVLVGCVADTKVAARTLIARASSLALRSSDWLKRARSALDDRPAEWTSVSSSTEGRLHPVEMLRVLRPYIDGDKDAVLVSDGGEIGQWAQSILPCRRRMVNGVSGAIGSSLSLAIAARYAEPKAPIFTVIGDGSLGFHLAEFETAIRCRLPFVAVVGNDGCWNAESQIQLRSYGPNRMHNMDLTPARYDLVVEALGGHGEFVDRAADFPGALDRALASGKPALINVMIESIAAPTIKLTEHFHTGVAWEQAKNGLVSKAKPISGP
- a CDS encoding L,D-transpeptidase family protein is translated as MIRARARRALVLVAAFAAALMPVACLGEGSKPLPAKATQELPPELLSLLEQKKMPKYSPIVMRLFKEEAELEVWKQDTSGRFQILKTYPICRWSGDLGPKLYEGDRQAPEGFYTITPELMNPNSNFYLSINLGYPNTFDRANKRHGSFLMIHGDCWSSGCYAMTDEQISEIYSLARDSFLGGRPSFQVQAYPFRLTPANLARHRNSPNLPFWKMLKIGNDHFETTRLEPRVDVCDRRYVFDAQPPPNSPSPLVFNPAEKCPPFVVNPEIARRALEKKRADELEYARLLEDNLPAAPIYSGLDGGMNKAFLTRFPGRVTLAKVMPYASYLPQLPPIPWIDNDGSLTSRWFGSSLDKPPECNPARVGVPSGRC
- a CDS encoding nitroreductase; the encoded protein is MQFDDVILGRRSIRGYKPDPVPKELIAEIIGLAMRAPSSMNTQPWNFYVITGEPLDRIRAGNTERMVAGVPQSREFRTGQAFAGKHRDRQVGVAKQLFSAMGIERDNMDKRQDWVLRGFRQFDAPVCVIITYDRVLDGSDDTPFDCGAVATALVNAAWSRGLGAVINSQGIMQSPVVREHAGIADDQVIMKSIALGWPDETFPANAVVSERKSVEEATVFVGFES
- a CDS encoding LysR family transcriptional regulator, which gives rise to MARFDTNRSAEMEVFVRVVDLGGFTQAARKLRLTPSGVSKLMSRLEARLGCRLVTRTTRKLTLTEEGQAFYQRAVRILAEMEEAEREAASGATPRGRLTVNSNIPFGMLHLMPLIPRFLEEHPDVTLDLMLTDTTIDLMQERADVAIRVGPLRASRLVARKLGTSRMVVVGAPDYLARCGAPRTPADLTAHRGIGWTFPRIRGGWPFKRGDRTEEAMPPPVARASDGEAARRLCLGGVGLARLALFHIGPDIESGRLVPVLQGYNPGDREDIHAVYVGHTAPLPARVRAFIDFLAEHVRVSDPTLKRAGDGWKLAG
- a CDS encoding MFS transporter, yielding MPLAVLALTAGAFGIGTTEFIIMGLLLQVAADMHVSVPVAGLLISGYALGVFVGAPILTLATRRMPRKTVLLALMAIFTLGNAACALAPNYELLMAARVLTSLAHGTFFGVGSVVATGLVPEDKQASAIATMFIGLTVATLLGVPFGAWFGLMLGWRAAFWAVTVIGVIAFAVVAALVPGHVGNGDKPVSLAEEVAVLGRPQVLLGLAMTVFGFAGLFVVFTYIQPILTRFTGFSDGAVSPILLVFGAGLAIGNVAGGKLADRGLAGALIGTLAALAIVLLGLAAVLSVKIAAIVLILLLGIAAFATVAPLQLRVLEAAGPSGRTLASSLNIAAFNLGNALGAWAGGVTIDRGLGLSALPLVAAGITAVGLVLALWSLRLDRAQAAVAVCPAE
- a CDS encoding amidase family protein, with product MAKKTTKKTKKTGSKKLAKTSAKTSAKKAAKTSSKTSASRKAVVAKKVKKAAPLKPASTRRPKGPAWQWSAVETAAAIRSGAISAVETVEAHLDRMRAVNPKLNAVVVDLSEEALKAAHAADRQRAKGGELGLLHGVPVTIKENVDYEGRPNFNGVPDNKNLIAPSDSPVVRNLKKAGAIVIGLTNTPEFSFRGFTDNPLHGLTLNPWDPNITCGGSSGGAGSAVAAGIGTIAHGNDIGGSLRWPAHCNGVATIKPTQGRIPAFNASATAERPMLAHLMSAQGPLARHVADVRLALEAMSQRDPRDPWWVPAPLTGLRPKGPIKVALARIPEDMDVDPSVTAALRQAADHLERSGYRVSEVDVPDINGVWQTWCDIITNETVVMQEAGMLKVASEDFHKAWGGMKTKANVLDLKAWMQATAARNGHIRAWQLFFEEYPVVLAPTTVKPTPGPRDDTVSPERVREIFWGEIRFISAINVLGLPGAVVPVTLHEGKPIGVQLIAGRYREDLALDAAAAIEKRAGVLTHRLWQTLA
- a CDS encoding O-acetylhomoserine aminocarboxypropyltransferase/cysteine synthase family protein, producing the protein MRNETIAIHAGYEPEATTHAVAVPIYQTAAYAFDSADHGAALFNLEAEGFRYSRIANPTSAVLEKRIAQLEGGVGALAVATGQAALHFAFVNVADHGGNIVSVPQLYGTTHTLLSHILPRQGITGRFAESDKPEAIEKLIDQDTRAVFAETIGNPAGNVCDIEALAKIAHAHGVPLIVDNTVATPILLKPFDYGADIAVHSLTKFLGGHGTTLGGAIVDSGNFPWARYPDRFPAYNKPDASYHGLVYAERFGRTAYIERARSVYQRTMGSVLSPFNAFLLLQGIETVALRMERHVENARKVAEFLRGDPRVAWVNYTGFPDSPYYPLVLKYLDGNASSLFTFGIKGGMEAGKNFYDALKLITRLVNIGDAKSLACHPASTTHRQMSAEQQRTAGVLPETIRLSIGIEHSSDIIEDIDQALEKACPSSRLQAAE
- the metA gene encoding homoserine O-succinyltransferase MetA translates to MTISIDRDQVIASPALVPAPGDLVRDHGSEALTIGLINNMPDPALKATERQFMKLLQAAAGSRRIRFHCFSLPSVKRSPEARWHVESEYSELTELSRHRFDGLIVTGAEPVAPELDQEPYWRDLTELIDWAKANTRSTIWSCLAAHAAVLHLDRIERRRLPAKCHGIFDCEAVTHDPLTRAAPAPLKVSHSRLNEIVEKDLVQAGYQVLTRSQQAGVDVFARQYASRFVFFQGHPEYDALSLQREYLRDIGRYLARERETYPKLPVSYFDAATEEKLVRFEKQARHQRHPALTNELPALNLRADMAAGSAAAALFRNWLQYLGADADARVPAR